The proteins below come from a single Balaenoptera acutorostrata chromosome 2, mBalAcu1.1, whole genome shotgun sequence genomic window:
- the LOC103008396 gene encoding 60S ribosomal protein L39-like encodes MSSHNTFRIKRFPAKKQKQNRPIPPWIQMKTGNTIRYNSKRRHSRRNKLGL; translated from the coding sequence ATGTCTTCTCACAACACTTTCAGGATCAAGCGATTCCCggccaagaaacaaaagcaaaatcgtCCCATTCCCCCATGGATTCAAATGAAAACTGGTAATACAATCAGGTACAACTCCAAGAGAAGACACTCTAGAAGAAACAAGCTGGGTCTATAA